One genomic window of Arachis hypogaea cultivar Tifrunner chromosome 8, arahy.Tifrunner.gnm2.J5K5, whole genome shotgun sequence includes the following:
- the LOC112708165 gene encoding ribonuclease J isoform X3 produces MASSTSFASLLLPLYNPAFRPKPTTSLPAFRSIHSSVLPATDGSQAPHKRTRRMEGPRKSMEDSVQRKMEQFYEGKDGPPLRVLPIGGLGEIGMNCMLVGNHDRYILIDAGVMFPDYDELGVQKIIPDTTFIRKWSHKIEALVITHGHEDHIGALPWVIPALDSNTPIFASSFTMELIKKRLKEHGIFLPSRLKIFRTRKKFMAGPFEIEPIRVTHSIPDCCGLVLRCSDGTILHTGDWKIDETPLDGKVFDREALEELSSEGVTLMMSDSTNVLSPGRTISESVVKDALLRHISASKGRVITTQFASNLHRLGSVKAAADLTGRKLVFVGMSLRTYLDAAWKDGKAPIDPSTLVKAEDIDAYAPKDLLIVTTGSQAEPRAALNLASYGSSHAFKLTKEDIVLYSAKVIPGNESRVMKMLNRISEIGSTIIMGKNEGLHTSGHAYRGELEEVLRIVKPQHFLPIHGELLFLKEHELLGKSNGIRHTAVIKNGEMLGVSHLRNRRVLSNGFISLGRENLQLKYSDGDKAFGTSSDLFIDERLKIALDGIIVVSMEVFRPQRAESLAENTLNGKIRIMTRCLWLDKGKLLDALHKAAHAALSSCPVKCPLAHMERTVAEVLRKMVRKYSGKRPEVIVIAIENPAAVLAEEINTKLSGKSHVDHGTSTLRKIVDGHGKENQPDTTQIRGLLPEEDTGPPTEEAEGDLSDSEEFWKPFIASSPVEKSIKANNGYVPRKEHKSNIKKDDSEDIGEANFVKASSSELKSSKSGKRNKWKPEEIKKLINMRGKLHGRFQIVKGRMALWEEISQSLLADGISRSPGQCKSLWTSLVQKYQETKNEKGSSKSSWQYLEDMEKIMPDSEAMATK; encoded by the exons ATggcttcttctacttcttttgctTCTCTCTTACTCCCTCTTTACAACCCCGCTTTCCGACCAAAACCAACAACTTCTCTTCCCGCTTTTCGCTCCATTCACTCTTCTGTGCTCCCAG CTACTGATGGATCTCAAGCACCCCACAAGAGAACAAGAAGAATGGAAGGTCCTCGGAAAAGCATGGAAGATTCAGTTCAGCGCAAAATGGAGCAGTTTTATGAAGGGAAAGATGGGCCACCTCTCCGTGTTCTTCCGATTGGTGGGCTGGGTGAAATTGGGATGAACTGCATGCTGGTTGGGAACCATGATCGCTATATCCTCATTGATGCCGGAGTTATGTTTCCAGA CTATGATGAACTTGGAGTCCAAAAGATCATACCTGATACAACATTTATAAGAAAATGGAGCCACAAAATTGAAGCACTTGTTATAACACATGGTCATGAGGATCACATTGGAGCGTTGCCTTGG GTCATTCCAGCATTGGATTCCAATACACCAATTTTTGCATCTTCCTTTACAATGGAG CTTATAAAAAAACGTCTGAAGGAGCATGGTATTTTTCTTCCATCTAGACTCAAGATATTTAGAACAAGAAAGAAGTTTATGGCTGGGCCATTCGAGATAGAACCTATCAGGGTGACCCATTCTATTCCTGATTGTTGTGGATTGGTTCTTCGCTGTTCTGATGGTACTATTCTTCACACTGGGGACTGGAAG ATCGACGAGACACCTCTGGACGGGAAAGTTTTTGATCGCGAGGCTTTAGAGGAACTCTCTTCAGAAGGAGTAACACTG ATGATGAGTGATTCAACCAATGTACTCTCACCTGGAAGGACAATAAGTGAATCTGTTGTTAAAGATGCATTATTGAGGCATATTTCAGCTTCTAAAGGAAGGGTTATTACCACCCAATTTGCATCAAATCTGCATCGACTTGGAAGTGTGAAAGCTGCTGCTGATTTAACTGGCCGAAAGTTG GTATTCGTTGGCATGTCTTTGAGGACATATTTAGATGCAGCTTGGAAGGATGGAAAGGCTCCAATTGATCCCTCCACTCTG GTGAAAGCAGAGGATATTGATGCTTATGCTCCAAAGGATCTGCTAATTGTAACAACAGGATCTCAA GCAGAACCACGTGCTGCCTTGAATCTTGCATCATATGGAAGTAGTCATGCTTTCAAACTAACTAAGGAAGATATTGttttgtattcggccaag GTTATCCCTGGTAATGAGTCTCGTGTGATGAAAATGCTGAACCGCATATCAGAGATTggatcaacaataataatgggtAAAAATGAAGGTCTCCACACATCTGGTCATGCTTATCGTGGGGAATTG GAGGAAGTACTTCGAATTGTGAAGCCGCAACATTTTCTTCCCATACATGGAGAACTCTTGTTCTTGAAGGAGCATGAATTACTTGGAAAATCAAATGGCATTCGGCACACTGCT GTTATTAAAAATGGAGAGATGCTTGGTGTTTCACATTTGAGAAATAGGAGAGTCCTTTCTAATGGTTTCATTTCCCTTGGAAGAGAGAATTTACAG TTGAAGTACAGTGATGGCGACAAAGCATTTGGTACATCAAGCGACCTCTTCATTGATGAAAGATTGAAAATTGCATTAGATGGCATCATCGTGGTTAG CATGGAAGTTTTTCGCCCCCAAAGAGCAGAGAGTTTGGCTGAAAACACCTTAAATGGGAAGATAAGGATTATGACAAGATGCCTATGGCTTGACAAGGGAAAGTTATTGGATGCACTGCATAAAGCTGCTCATGCTGCTCTTTCAAGCTGCCCTGTAAAGTGTCCACTGGCTCACATGGAAAGAACTGTGGCCGAGGTCTTGAGGAAGATGGTGAGGAAGTACAGTGGTAAACGGCCTGAAGTTATTGTTATTGCCATAGAAAATCCAGCTGCTGTTCTTGCAGAGGAGATAAACACAAAGTTATCTGGCAAATCACATGTGGATCATGGAACATCAACATTAAGAAAAATAGTCGATGGGCACGGGAAGGAAAATCAGCCAGACACAACGCAAATAAGAG GACTTCTACCTGAGGAAGACACTGGTCCACCAACCGAAGAAGCCGAGGGTGATTTATCGGATTCAGAGGAATTTTGGAAGCCATTTATTGCATCCTCACCAGTTGAGAAGTCAATCAAAGCTAACAACGGTTATGTTCCACGAAAGGAGCACAAGTCTAATATTAAGAAAGATGATTCCGAAGACATTGGTGAAGCCAACTTTGTGAAAGCATCCAGTTCTGAACTCAAGTCGTCGAAGTCAGGGAAGAGGAATAAATGGAAACCTGAAGAAATTAAGAAGTTGATTAACATGCGCGGGAAACTACACGGTAGATTTCAAATTGTGAAGGGAAGGATGGCTTTATGGGAAGAGATATCTCAGAGCTTGTTGGCTGATGGGATCAGCAGAAGTCCTGGACAGTGTAAATCGCTTTGGACATCTTTGGTACAGAAATATCAG GAGACCAAGAACGAGAAGGGTAGTAGCAAGAGCAGTTGGCAATATCTTGAGGACATGGAAAAGATAATGCCTGATAGTGAAGCAATGGCAACAAAATGA
- the LOC112708165 gene encoding ribonuclease J isoform X2: MASSTSFASLLLPLYNPAFRPKPTTSLPAFRSIHSSVLPATDGSQAPHKRTRRMEGPRKSMEDSVQRKMEQFYEGKDGPPLRVLPIGGLGEIGMNCMLVGNHDRYILIDAGVMFPDYDELGVQKIIPDTTFIRKWSHKIEALVITHGHEDHIGALPWVIPALDSNTPIFASSFTMELIKKRLKEHGIFLPSRLKIFRTRKKFMAGPFEIEPIRVTHSIPDCCGLVLRCSDGTILHTGDWKIDETPLDGKVFDREALEELSSEGVTLMMSDSTNVLSPGRTISESVVKDALLRHISASKGRVITTQFASNLHRLGSVKAAADLTGRKLVFVGMSLRTYLDAAWKDGKAPIDPSTLVKAEDIDAYAPKDLLIVTTGSQAEPRAALNLASYGSSHAFKLTKEDIVLYSAKVIPGNESRVMKMLNRISEIGSTIIMGKNEGLHTSGHAYRGELEEVLRIVKPQHFLPIHGELLFLKEHELLGKSNGIRHTAVIKNGEMLGVSHLRNRRVLSNGFISLGRENLQLKYSDGDKAFGTSSDLFIDERLKIALDGIIVVSMEVFRPQRAESLAENTLNGKIRIMTRCLWLDKGKLLDALHKAAHAALSSCPVKCPLAHMERTVAEVLRKMVRKYSGKRPEVIVIAIENPAAVLAEEINTKLSGKSHVDHGTSTLRKIVDGHGKENQPDTTQIRADANDVEGLLPEEDTGPPTEEAEGDLSDSEEFWKPFIASSPVEKSIKANNGYVPRKEHKSNIKKDDSEDIGEANFVKASSSELKSSKSGKRNKWKPEEIKKLINMRGKLHGRFQIVKGRMALWEEISQSLLADGISRSPGQCKSLWTSLVQKYQETKNEKGSSKSSWQYLEDMEKIMPDSEAMATK, from the exons ATggcttcttctacttcttttgctTCTCTCTTACTCCCTCTTTACAACCCCGCTTTCCGACCAAAACCAACAACTTCTCTTCCCGCTTTTCGCTCCATTCACTCTTCTGTGCTCCCAG CTACTGATGGATCTCAAGCACCCCACAAGAGAACAAGAAGAATGGAAGGTCCTCGGAAAAGCATGGAAGATTCAGTTCAGCGCAAAATGGAGCAGTTTTATGAAGGGAAAGATGGGCCACCTCTCCGTGTTCTTCCGATTGGTGGGCTGGGTGAAATTGGGATGAACTGCATGCTGGTTGGGAACCATGATCGCTATATCCTCATTGATGCCGGAGTTATGTTTCCAGA CTATGATGAACTTGGAGTCCAAAAGATCATACCTGATACAACATTTATAAGAAAATGGAGCCACAAAATTGAAGCACTTGTTATAACACATGGTCATGAGGATCACATTGGAGCGTTGCCTTGG GTCATTCCAGCATTGGATTCCAATACACCAATTTTTGCATCTTCCTTTACAATGGAG CTTATAAAAAAACGTCTGAAGGAGCATGGTATTTTTCTTCCATCTAGACTCAAGATATTTAGAACAAGAAAGAAGTTTATGGCTGGGCCATTCGAGATAGAACCTATCAGGGTGACCCATTCTATTCCTGATTGTTGTGGATTGGTTCTTCGCTGTTCTGATGGTACTATTCTTCACACTGGGGACTGGAAG ATCGACGAGACACCTCTGGACGGGAAAGTTTTTGATCGCGAGGCTTTAGAGGAACTCTCTTCAGAAGGAGTAACACTG ATGATGAGTGATTCAACCAATGTACTCTCACCTGGAAGGACAATAAGTGAATCTGTTGTTAAAGATGCATTATTGAGGCATATTTCAGCTTCTAAAGGAAGGGTTATTACCACCCAATTTGCATCAAATCTGCATCGACTTGGAAGTGTGAAAGCTGCTGCTGATTTAACTGGCCGAAAGTTG GTATTCGTTGGCATGTCTTTGAGGACATATTTAGATGCAGCTTGGAAGGATGGAAAGGCTCCAATTGATCCCTCCACTCTG GTGAAAGCAGAGGATATTGATGCTTATGCTCCAAAGGATCTGCTAATTGTAACAACAGGATCTCAA GCAGAACCACGTGCTGCCTTGAATCTTGCATCATATGGAAGTAGTCATGCTTTCAAACTAACTAAGGAAGATATTGttttgtattcggccaag GTTATCCCTGGTAATGAGTCTCGTGTGATGAAAATGCTGAACCGCATATCAGAGATTggatcaacaataataatgggtAAAAATGAAGGTCTCCACACATCTGGTCATGCTTATCGTGGGGAATTG GAGGAAGTACTTCGAATTGTGAAGCCGCAACATTTTCTTCCCATACATGGAGAACTCTTGTTCTTGAAGGAGCATGAATTACTTGGAAAATCAAATGGCATTCGGCACACTGCT GTTATTAAAAATGGAGAGATGCTTGGTGTTTCACATTTGAGAAATAGGAGAGTCCTTTCTAATGGTTTCATTTCCCTTGGAAGAGAGAATTTACAG TTGAAGTACAGTGATGGCGACAAAGCATTTGGTACATCAAGCGACCTCTTCATTGATGAAAGATTGAAAATTGCATTAGATGGCATCATCGTGGTTAG CATGGAAGTTTTTCGCCCCCAAAGAGCAGAGAGTTTGGCTGAAAACACCTTAAATGGGAAGATAAGGATTATGACAAGATGCCTATGGCTTGACAAGGGAAAGTTATTGGATGCACTGCATAAAGCTGCTCATGCTGCTCTTTCAAGCTGCCCTGTAAAGTGTCCACTGGCTCACATGGAAAGAACTGTGGCCGAGGTCTTGAGGAAGATGGTGAGGAAGTACAGTGGTAAACGGCCTGAAGTTATTGTTATTGCCATAGAAAATCCAGCTGCTGTTCTTGCAGAGGAGATAAACACAAAGTTATCTGGCAAATCACATGTGGATCATGGAACATCAACATTAAGAAAAATAGTCGATGGGCACGGGAAGGAAAATCAGCCAGACACAACGCAAATAAGAG CTGATGCCAATGATGTTGAAGGACTTCTACCTGAGGAAGACACTGGTCCACCAACCGAAGAAGCCGAGGGTGATTTATCGGATTCAGAGGAATTTTGGAAGCCATTTATTGCATCCTCACCAGTTGAGAAGTCAATCAAAGCTAACAACGGTTATGTTCCACGAAAGGAGCACAAGTCTAATATTAAGAAAGATGATTCCGAAGACATTGGTGAAGCCAACTTTGTGAAAGCATCCAGTTCTGAACTCAAGTCGTCGAAGTCAGGGAAGAGGAATAAATGGAAACCTGAAGAAATTAAGAAGTTGATTAACATGCGCGGGAAACTACACGGTAGATTTCAAATTGTGAAGGGAAGGATGGCTTTATGGGAAGAGATATCTCAGAGCTTGTTGGCTGATGGGATCAGCAGAAGTCCTGGACAGTGTAAATCGCTTTGGACATCTTTGGTACAGAAATATCAG GAGACCAAGAACGAGAAGGGTAGTAGCAAGAGCAGTTGGCAATATCTTGAGGACATGGAAAAGATAATGCCTGATAGTGAAGCAATGGCAACAAAATGA
- the LOC112708166 gene encoding cycloeucalenol cycloisomerase, with the protein MVHEKDSSSSSCSSSLWLSPNESKRWGEHFFLLYTPFWLTLCLGIVVPLKLYENFTELEYLLLGLVSAVPSFLIPMLLVGKADRNLHWKDRYWVKASLWIVLFSYVGNYFWTHYFFTILGASYTFPSWRMNDVPHTTFLLTHVCFLFYHVASNMTLRRLRHFTADLPETIRWATEAAWILALSYFIAYLETLAISNFPYYSFVDRDSMYKVGSLFYAIYFIVSFPMFLRIDEKPGDKWDLARVAVDALGAAMLVTIILDLWRIFLGPIVPIPDAKQCPQSGLPWFSRHANLT; encoded by the exons ATGGTTCACG AAAAagattcatcatcatcttcttgttCTTCGAGTTTGTGGCTGTCACCGAACGAAAGCAAACGATGGGGAGAACACTTCTTTCTCTTGTACACACCGTTCTGGCTCACACTCTGTCTCGGCATTGTTGTTCCCCTCAAACTCTACGAG AACTTCACAGAGTTGGAGTATTTGCTTCTTGGATTGGTCTCAGCTGTTCCTTCATTCTTGATACCAATGCTGCTAGTTGGTAAG GCTGATAGAAACTTGCATTGGAAGGATCGCTATTGGGTTAAG GCCAGCCTCTGGATAGTACTCTTCAGTTATGTTGGGAATTATTTCTGGACTCATTATTTTTTCACCATTCTCGGTGCATCTTATACTTTCCCATCATGGAGAATGAACGAT GTACCGCATACAACGTTCTTGCTCACTCATGTTTGCTTCCTCTTTTACCATGTTGCATCAAACATGACACTACGACGACTGCGACATTTTACTGCTGATTTGCCAGAAACGATTCGATGGGCTACTGAAGCAGCATGGATTCTTGCTCTTTCTTATTTTATCGCATACCTGGAGACACTGGCCATTTCCAAT TTCCCGTATTATTCATTTGTGGATCGGGATTCTATGTACAAAGTTGGATCTTTGTTTTATGCAATCTACTTTATCGTAAGCTTTCCAATGTTTCTAAG GATTGATGAGAAACCTGGGGATAAATGGGACTTGGCTAGAGTTGCAGTTGATGCTTTAGGTGCTGCGATGCTGGTCACGATAATACTCGACTTGTGGCGCATCTTTTTGGGACCTATTGTTCCCATCCCAGATGCCAAACAGTGTCCTCAATCCGGTTTACCCTGGTTTTCAAGACATGCCAATCTAACATGA
- the LOC112708165 gene encoding ribonuclease J isoform X4 → MELIKKRLKEHGIFLPSRLKIFRTRKKFMAGPFEIEPIRVTHSIPDCCGLVLRCSDGTILHTGDWKIDETPLDGKVFDREALEELSSEGVTLMMSDSTNVLSPGRTISESVVKDALLRHISASKGRVITTQFASNLHRLGSVKAAADLTGRKLVFVGMSLRTYLDAAWKDGKAPIDPSTLVKAEDIDAYAPKDLLIVTTGSQAEPRAALNLASYGSSHAFKLTKEDIVLYSAKVIPGNESRVMKMLNRISEIGSTIIMGKNEGLHTSGHAYRGELEEVLRIVKPQHFLPIHGELLFLKEHELLGKSNGIRHTAVIKNGEMLGVSHLRNRRVLSNGFISLGRENLQLKYSDGDKAFGTSSDLFIDERLKIALDGIIVVSMEVFRPQRAESLAENTLNGKIRIMTRCLWLDKGKLLDALHKAAHAALSSCPVKCPLAHMERTVAEVLRKMVRKYSGKRPEVIVIAIENPAAVLAEEINTKLSGKSHVDHGTSTLRKIVDGHGKENQPDTTQIRVNAADANDVEGLLPEEDTGPPTEEAEGDLSDSEEFWKPFIASSPVEKSIKANNGYVPRKEHKSNIKKDDSEDIGEANFVKASSSELKSSKSGKRNKWKPEEIKKLINMRGKLHGRFQIVKGRMALWEEISQSLLADGISRSPGQCKSLWTSLVQKYQETKNEKGSSKSSWQYLEDMEKIMPDSEAMATK, encoded by the exons ATGGAG CTTATAAAAAAACGTCTGAAGGAGCATGGTATTTTTCTTCCATCTAGACTCAAGATATTTAGAACAAGAAAGAAGTTTATGGCTGGGCCATTCGAGATAGAACCTATCAGGGTGACCCATTCTATTCCTGATTGTTGTGGATTGGTTCTTCGCTGTTCTGATGGTACTATTCTTCACACTGGGGACTGGAAG ATCGACGAGACACCTCTGGACGGGAAAGTTTTTGATCGCGAGGCTTTAGAGGAACTCTCTTCAGAAGGAGTAACACTG ATGATGAGTGATTCAACCAATGTACTCTCACCTGGAAGGACAATAAGTGAATCTGTTGTTAAAGATGCATTATTGAGGCATATTTCAGCTTCTAAAGGAAGGGTTATTACCACCCAATTTGCATCAAATCTGCATCGACTTGGAAGTGTGAAAGCTGCTGCTGATTTAACTGGCCGAAAGTTG GTATTCGTTGGCATGTCTTTGAGGACATATTTAGATGCAGCTTGGAAGGATGGAAAGGCTCCAATTGATCCCTCCACTCTG GTGAAAGCAGAGGATATTGATGCTTATGCTCCAAAGGATCTGCTAATTGTAACAACAGGATCTCAA GCAGAACCACGTGCTGCCTTGAATCTTGCATCATATGGAAGTAGTCATGCTTTCAAACTAACTAAGGAAGATATTGttttgtattcggccaag GTTATCCCTGGTAATGAGTCTCGTGTGATGAAAATGCTGAACCGCATATCAGAGATTggatcaacaataataatgggtAAAAATGAAGGTCTCCACACATCTGGTCATGCTTATCGTGGGGAATTG GAGGAAGTACTTCGAATTGTGAAGCCGCAACATTTTCTTCCCATACATGGAGAACTCTTGTTCTTGAAGGAGCATGAATTACTTGGAAAATCAAATGGCATTCGGCACACTGCT GTTATTAAAAATGGAGAGATGCTTGGTGTTTCACATTTGAGAAATAGGAGAGTCCTTTCTAATGGTTTCATTTCCCTTGGAAGAGAGAATTTACAG TTGAAGTACAGTGATGGCGACAAAGCATTTGGTACATCAAGCGACCTCTTCATTGATGAAAGATTGAAAATTGCATTAGATGGCATCATCGTGGTTAG CATGGAAGTTTTTCGCCCCCAAAGAGCAGAGAGTTTGGCTGAAAACACCTTAAATGGGAAGATAAGGATTATGACAAGATGCCTATGGCTTGACAAGGGAAAGTTATTGGATGCACTGCATAAAGCTGCTCATGCTGCTCTTTCAAGCTGCCCTGTAAAGTGTCCACTGGCTCACATGGAAAGAACTGTGGCCGAGGTCTTGAGGAAGATGGTGAGGAAGTACAGTGGTAAACGGCCTGAAGTTATTGTTATTGCCATAGAAAATCCAGCTGCTGTTCTTGCAGAGGAGATAAACACAAAGTTATCTGGCAAATCACATGTGGATCATGGAACATCAACATTAAGAAAAATAGTCGATGGGCACGGGAAGGAAAATCAGCCAGACACAACGCAAATAAGAG TTAATGCAGCTGATGCCAATGATGTTGAAGGACTTCTACCTGAGGAAGACACTGGTCCACCAACCGAAGAAGCCGAGGGTGATTTATCGGATTCAGAGGAATTTTGGAAGCCATTTATTGCATCCTCACCAGTTGAGAAGTCAATCAAAGCTAACAACGGTTATGTTCCACGAAAGGAGCACAAGTCTAATATTAAGAAAGATGATTCCGAAGACATTGGTGAAGCCAACTTTGTGAAAGCATCCAGTTCTGAACTCAAGTCGTCGAAGTCAGGGAAGAGGAATAAATGGAAACCTGAAGAAATTAAGAAGTTGATTAACATGCGCGGGAAACTACACGGTAGATTTCAAATTGTGAAGGGAAGGATGGCTTTATGGGAAGAGATATCTCAGAGCTTGTTGGCTGATGGGATCAGCAGAAGTCCTGGACAGTGTAAATCGCTTTGGACATCTTTGGTACAGAAATATCAG GAGACCAAGAACGAGAAGGGTAGTAGCAAGAGCAGTTGGCAATATCTTGAGGACATGGAAAAGATAATGCCTGATAGTGAAGCAATGGCAACAAAATGA
- the LOC112708165 gene encoding ribonuclease J isoform X1, which produces MASSTSFASLLLPLYNPAFRPKPTTSLPAFRSIHSSVLPATDGSQAPHKRTRRMEGPRKSMEDSVQRKMEQFYEGKDGPPLRVLPIGGLGEIGMNCMLVGNHDRYILIDAGVMFPDYDELGVQKIIPDTTFIRKWSHKIEALVITHGHEDHIGALPWVIPALDSNTPIFASSFTMELIKKRLKEHGIFLPSRLKIFRTRKKFMAGPFEIEPIRVTHSIPDCCGLVLRCSDGTILHTGDWKIDETPLDGKVFDREALEELSSEGVTLMMSDSTNVLSPGRTISESVVKDALLRHISASKGRVITTQFASNLHRLGSVKAAADLTGRKLVFVGMSLRTYLDAAWKDGKAPIDPSTLVKAEDIDAYAPKDLLIVTTGSQAEPRAALNLASYGSSHAFKLTKEDIVLYSAKVIPGNESRVMKMLNRISEIGSTIIMGKNEGLHTSGHAYRGELEEVLRIVKPQHFLPIHGELLFLKEHELLGKSNGIRHTAVIKNGEMLGVSHLRNRRVLSNGFISLGRENLQLKYSDGDKAFGTSSDLFIDERLKIALDGIIVVSMEVFRPQRAESLAENTLNGKIRIMTRCLWLDKGKLLDALHKAAHAALSSCPVKCPLAHMERTVAEVLRKMVRKYSGKRPEVIVIAIENPAAVLAEEINTKLSGKSHVDHGTSTLRKIVDGHGKENQPDTTQIRVNAADANDVEGLLPEEDTGPPTEEAEGDLSDSEEFWKPFIASSPVEKSIKANNGYVPRKEHKSNIKKDDSEDIGEANFVKASSSELKSSKSGKRNKWKPEEIKKLINMRGKLHGRFQIVKGRMALWEEISQSLLADGISRSPGQCKSLWTSLVQKYQETKNEKGSSKSSWQYLEDMEKIMPDSEAMATK; this is translated from the exons ATggcttcttctacttcttttgctTCTCTCTTACTCCCTCTTTACAACCCCGCTTTCCGACCAAAACCAACAACTTCTCTTCCCGCTTTTCGCTCCATTCACTCTTCTGTGCTCCCAG CTACTGATGGATCTCAAGCACCCCACAAGAGAACAAGAAGAATGGAAGGTCCTCGGAAAAGCATGGAAGATTCAGTTCAGCGCAAAATGGAGCAGTTTTATGAAGGGAAAGATGGGCCACCTCTCCGTGTTCTTCCGATTGGTGGGCTGGGTGAAATTGGGATGAACTGCATGCTGGTTGGGAACCATGATCGCTATATCCTCATTGATGCCGGAGTTATGTTTCCAGA CTATGATGAACTTGGAGTCCAAAAGATCATACCTGATACAACATTTATAAGAAAATGGAGCCACAAAATTGAAGCACTTGTTATAACACATGGTCATGAGGATCACATTGGAGCGTTGCCTTGG GTCATTCCAGCATTGGATTCCAATACACCAATTTTTGCATCTTCCTTTACAATGGAG CTTATAAAAAAACGTCTGAAGGAGCATGGTATTTTTCTTCCATCTAGACTCAAGATATTTAGAACAAGAAAGAAGTTTATGGCTGGGCCATTCGAGATAGAACCTATCAGGGTGACCCATTCTATTCCTGATTGTTGTGGATTGGTTCTTCGCTGTTCTGATGGTACTATTCTTCACACTGGGGACTGGAAG ATCGACGAGACACCTCTGGACGGGAAAGTTTTTGATCGCGAGGCTTTAGAGGAACTCTCTTCAGAAGGAGTAACACTG ATGATGAGTGATTCAACCAATGTACTCTCACCTGGAAGGACAATAAGTGAATCTGTTGTTAAAGATGCATTATTGAGGCATATTTCAGCTTCTAAAGGAAGGGTTATTACCACCCAATTTGCATCAAATCTGCATCGACTTGGAAGTGTGAAAGCTGCTGCTGATTTAACTGGCCGAAAGTTG GTATTCGTTGGCATGTCTTTGAGGACATATTTAGATGCAGCTTGGAAGGATGGAAAGGCTCCAATTGATCCCTCCACTCTG GTGAAAGCAGAGGATATTGATGCTTATGCTCCAAAGGATCTGCTAATTGTAACAACAGGATCTCAA GCAGAACCACGTGCTGCCTTGAATCTTGCATCATATGGAAGTAGTCATGCTTTCAAACTAACTAAGGAAGATATTGttttgtattcggccaag GTTATCCCTGGTAATGAGTCTCGTGTGATGAAAATGCTGAACCGCATATCAGAGATTggatcaacaataataatgggtAAAAATGAAGGTCTCCACACATCTGGTCATGCTTATCGTGGGGAATTG GAGGAAGTACTTCGAATTGTGAAGCCGCAACATTTTCTTCCCATACATGGAGAACTCTTGTTCTTGAAGGAGCATGAATTACTTGGAAAATCAAATGGCATTCGGCACACTGCT GTTATTAAAAATGGAGAGATGCTTGGTGTTTCACATTTGAGAAATAGGAGAGTCCTTTCTAATGGTTTCATTTCCCTTGGAAGAGAGAATTTACAG TTGAAGTACAGTGATGGCGACAAAGCATTTGGTACATCAAGCGACCTCTTCATTGATGAAAGATTGAAAATTGCATTAGATGGCATCATCGTGGTTAG CATGGAAGTTTTTCGCCCCCAAAGAGCAGAGAGTTTGGCTGAAAACACCTTAAATGGGAAGATAAGGATTATGACAAGATGCCTATGGCTTGACAAGGGAAAGTTATTGGATGCACTGCATAAAGCTGCTCATGCTGCTCTTTCAAGCTGCCCTGTAAAGTGTCCACTGGCTCACATGGAAAGAACTGTGGCCGAGGTCTTGAGGAAGATGGTGAGGAAGTACAGTGGTAAACGGCCTGAAGTTATTGTTATTGCCATAGAAAATCCAGCTGCTGTTCTTGCAGAGGAGATAAACACAAAGTTATCTGGCAAATCACATGTGGATCATGGAACATCAACATTAAGAAAAATAGTCGATGGGCACGGGAAGGAAAATCAGCCAGACACAACGCAAATAAGAG TTAATGCAGCTGATGCCAATGATGTTGAAGGACTTCTACCTGAGGAAGACACTGGTCCACCAACCGAAGAAGCCGAGGGTGATTTATCGGATTCAGAGGAATTTTGGAAGCCATTTATTGCATCCTCACCAGTTGAGAAGTCAATCAAAGCTAACAACGGTTATGTTCCACGAAAGGAGCACAAGTCTAATATTAAGAAAGATGATTCCGAAGACATTGGTGAAGCCAACTTTGTGAAAGCATCCAGTTCTGAACTCAAGTCGTCGAAGTCAGGGAAGAGGAATAAATGGAAACCTGAAGAAATTAAGAAGTTGATTAACATGCGCGGGAAACTACACGGTAGATTTCAAATTGTGAAGGGAAGGATGGCTTTATGGGAAGAGATATCTCAGAGCTTGTTGGCTGATGGGATCAGCAGAAGTCCTGGACAGTGTAAATCGCTTTGGACATCTTTGGTACAGAAATATCAG GAGACCAAGAACGAGAAGGGTAGTAGCAAGAGCAGTTGGCAATATCTTGAGGACATGGAAAAGATAATGCCTGATAGTGAAGCAATGGCAACAAAATGA